The Rhodospirillaceae bacterium genome has a segment encoding these proteins:
- a CDS encoding MBL fold hydrolase, giving the protein MQQLETFKVYAIRYAHHGGRSPYEMFIGGDAHEGPMALDYFIWAAVGPTHTYVIDTGFDAAVAKKRGRKLLRTPLEGLALIGVEAKTVQDVILTHLHYDHVGNLSMFPKARLHIQDKELQYATGRYMREKTFQGAYELDDVVNLVREVYEGRVEFHDGDAELTPGISVHFIGGHTMGMQCVRVWTERGWLVLASDASHLYANMERVAPFPIVFDVGQMVNGFKTLRNLASSQDHIIPGHDPLVLQRYPPAXAELKGVVARLDQAPPIAGINA; this is encoded by the coding sequence ATGCAACAGCTGGAAACGTTTAAGGTCTACGCTATCCGGTACGCCCATCACGGCGGGCGGAGTCCCTATGAAATGTTTATAGGCGGAGACGCCCACGAGGGCCCAATGGCGTTAGACTATTTTATATGGGCAGCAGTTGGCCCTACTCACACCTATGTGATTGATACCGGATTTGACGCTGCTGTGGCTAAAAAGAGGGGTAGAAAGTTGCTGCGGACGCCCCTCGAGGGTCTCGCGTTGATCGGAGTAGAGGCAAAGACTGTTCAAGATGTTATTCTTACCCATCTTCACTATGACCACGTAGGCAACCTTTCCATGTTTCCCAAGGCCCGTCTTCACATTCAAGATAAAGAATTACAGTACGCAACTGGTAGATACATGAGAGAGAAAACTTTCCAAGGTGCTTACGAACTGGATGACGTGGTCAACTTGGTAAGAGAAGTTTATGAGGGCCGCGTCGAATTTCATGATGGGGACGCCGAACTAACTCCTGGCATTAGCGTTCACTTCATTGGCGGACATACCATGGGAATGCAATGTGTACGGGTATGGACAGAACGTGGGTGGCTCGTATTGGCTTCAGATGCAAGCCACTTGTACGCAAATATGGAAAGGGTTGCACCATTTCCAATCGTGTTCGATGTTGGCCAAATGGTGAATGGGTTCAAAACCCTCCGAAACCTGGCCAGCAGCCAGGACCACATCATCCCTGGACACGATCCACTGGTACTCCAGCGCTACCCACCCGCTANAGCAGAACTCAAAGGAGTAGTGGCAAGGCTAGATCAAGCCCCCCCTATCGCCGGAATAAATGCTTAG
- the pcaC gene encoding 4-carboxymuconolactone decarboxylase: MTRKKYDEGLAIRRSVLGTDYVDKAIASADEFNQPMQELVTEFAWGTIWNRPGLPRKTRSFLCLSMLTALNRPHELKLHIRGALNNGVTKEEMKEVFLQAAVYCGAPAAIDAFRTAREVFSEEKA, from the coding sequence ATGACCCGCAAAAAATATGATGAAGGTTTAGCAATTCGGCGCTCGGTTCTAGGGACAGATTATGTCGATAAAGCTATCGCATCTGCGGATGAATTCAATCAACCAATGCAAGAGCTCGTGACAGAATTTGCTTGGGGGACTATTTGGAACCGTCCCGGCTTACCCCGAAAGACTAGAAGTTTTCTTTGCCTGTCAATGCTTACAGCCCTAAACCGCCCACATGAATTAAAACTGCATATCAGAGGAGCACTAAATAACGGCGTAACCAAAGAAGAAATGAAGGAAGTTTTTTTGCAGGCTGCGGTATATTGCGGAGCCCCCGCCGCTATAGATGCCTTCCGAACGGCGCGGGAAGTATTTTCTGAAGAGAAAGCATAG
- a CDS encoding protein-tyrosine-phosphatase, whose amino-acid sequence MLPYKVTICGLSELSEVVPSGISHVISILDPDYPYPSELKXIDXSRRELFSFEDVVVPEESQKIPERTDIKRLLDWGRGLLLGGEETHLLVHCHAGVSRSTAATAILMLGQNPCLEEQVFQEISRLRPRNWPNSRMVEIADELLGCRGRFIAELKRHHARTAVQNPELAELIRLHGRAHEVPD is encoded by the coding sequence ATGCTCCCATATAAGGTGACCATTTGTGGTTTAAGTGAATTATCTGAAGTTGTTCCCTCAGGAATCAGCCATGTGATTTCAATACTTGATCCTGATTATCCGTACCCATCTGAGTTGAAAATNATAGATAGNTCTAGACGGGAACTGTTCTCTTTTGAAGATGTTGTCGTTCCGGAAGAAAGCCAAAAGATACCTGAGAGAACTGATATAAAGAGATTGTTAGATTGGGGCCGTGGACTTCTACTTGGGGGAGAGGAAACTCATTTATTGGTTCACTGCCATGCTGGGGTTTCGCGCTCTACAGCTGCAACGGCAATTCTTATGTTGGGACAGAATCCGTGTCTTGAGGAGCAGGTGTTTCAGGAAATTTCACGCCTTCGGCCTCGAAATTGGCCGAATAGCAGGATGGTGGAAATTGCAGATGAATTGCTTGGTTGCCGGGGTAGATTTATTGCAGAGCTTAAGAGGCACCATGCTCGTACCGCAGTTCAAAACCCAGAACTGGCCGAGCTAATTCGGCTACATGGAAGGGCACATGAAGTTCCTGACTAG
- the msrB gene encoding peptide-methionine (R)-S-oxide reductase — translation MPDVEKPXSQAKIVKSDQEWRRQLTPQQYEITRQHGTEPAFTGQYXDTKTDGIYECLCCGESLYASTTKYDSGTGWPSFWTPIDEGKIRTKTDTSYGMVRTEVLCAACNSHLGHVFEDGPPPTGLRYCLNSASLKLKPSNK, via the coding sequence ATGCCTGACGTAGAAAAACCCCANTCACAAGCCAAAATTGTAAAGTCTGACCAGGAGTGGAGAAGACAACTAACTCCACAACAATACGAGATAACACGTCAACACGGCACGGAACCCGCATTTACCGGACAATATTNTGATACAAAAACCGATGGCATCTATGAATGTCTCTGTTGCGGGGAGAGCCTCTATGCATCTACAACGAAATACGACTCGGGAACGGGATGGCCAAGCTTCTGGACACCGATAGACGAAGGCAAAATTAGGACCAAGACAGACACCAGTTACGGCATGGTTCGCACTGAGGTTCTATGTGCTGCCTGCAACAGCCACCTTGGTCATGTGTTTGAAGACGGCCCACCCCCCACTGGGCTTCGTTACTGCCTTAATTCGGCATCGTTAAAATTAAAGCCCTCCAACAAATAA
- a CDS encoding 3-phosphoglycerate dehydrogenase, translating to MSINFIDCPQFLAELYNGDLMEIVPGLEIHTDDLSRSQMMALLADSEFVMNDHTYMDQDFLLNCKNLKAIVFLGTGASSFIDVEAATRQGIRVRTVKGYGDRSVAEHAIALMFSAGRRVAEMDRSLRNGVWSTLNSIEFLGKKLGVVGTGGIGSEVVRVGSALGMEVLAWNRSGVPSRLPCKEVSLDYLLGNVDVLSLHLALTKETKNIIXAKRLRDLKNNAILINTSRAALVDEVALLECLKMGRIKHAALDVFLEEPLAADNPFLNLDNVTLTAHAGWMTTEASIKLLXMSLLELSEEIARGD from the coding sequence ATGTCCATTAATTTTATTGATTGTCCCCAGTTTCTTGCTGAACTCTATAATGGGGATTTGATGGAAATCGTTCCAGGGTTGGAGATACATACGGATGATCTGTCGCGGTCCCAAATGATGGCCCTTTTGGCTGACAGTGAATTTGTCATGAATGACCATACATATATGGATCAAGACTTCCTTCTGAACTGTAAAAATCTTAAAGCGATCGTGTTTTTGGGGACTGGGGCATCAAGTTTTATTGATGTTGAGGCGGCAACCCGTCAGGGCATACGGGTTCGGACTGTAAAAGGATATGGGGATCGTAGCGTCGCTGAACACGCTATAGCGCTGATGTTCTCCGCTGGTCGAAGAGTAGCTGAAATGGACCGGTCGTTGCGGAATGGAGTTTGGAGCACTCTAAATTCAATAGAATTTTTAGGAAAGAAGTTAGGTGTTGTGGGGACTGGTGGAATTGGATCAGAAGTTGTGAGAGTAGGAAGCGCTCTGGGAATGGAGGTTCTNGCATGGAATCGGAGCGGTGTGCCAAGCAGGTTGCCATGTAAGGAGGTTTCTCTGGACTATTTACTTGGAAATGTCGATGTCTTGTCGTTGCATCTTGCCCTTACAAAAGAAACAAAAAATATTATTAANGCAAAACGTTTGCGGGACCTAAAAAATAACGCAATATTGATCAATACTTCACGCGCCGCCCTTGTAGATGAAGTTGCTCTCTTGGAGTGTTTGAAGATGGGTAGGATAAAGCATGCGGCATTGGATGTATTTTTGGAAGAGCCATTGGCCGCGGACAACCCGTTTCTGAACCTAGACAATGTTACGCTGACTGCTCATGCAGGATGGATGACTACCGAAGCCTCTATCAAATTACTANGAATGTCGTTGTTGGAACTGTCCGAAGAGATAGCTCGCGGTGATTAA
- a CDS encoding 2,3-dehydroadipyl-CoA hydratase, whose amino-acid sequence MEDIXLKSMPEDGVMQVSLNRPKQRNALSNDLIAKLAXIXEVAWXSSGVRCCVLVGVGDIFSAGADIKEMEADGINAIDNXQRKRNWALIEQFPKPIIAAVEGYAFGGGHELALVADLIVASEDARFGQPEINLGILPGXGATQRLTRVAGKSLAMQMMLTGDPISAETAYAAGLVSCLVPPGKALEEALKFAVSIAKKSPIAAQLVKTSIKSAYETSLSAGLEIERQAIRQAFAKGSHVEPMRKFVGRKNLTKTRG is encoded by the coding sequence ATGGAAGATATTATNTTAAAAAGTATGCCCGAAGATGGNGTTATGCAGGTATCCCTCAATCGGCCNAAGCAACGGAACGCATTGAGTAATGATCTGATAGCCAAGCTCGCCGNGATATTNGAGGTAGCATGGGANTCTAGCGGGGTGAGATGTTGTGTGTTAGTTGGTGTCGGCGATATTTTTTCTGCTGGTGCCGATATCAAGGAGATGGAGGCCGATGGCATCAATGCCATTGATAACANCCAACGGAAGAGAAATTGGGCTCTCATCGAGCAATTTCCAAAACCCATTATAGCTGCGGTAGAGGGGTATGCGTTTGGTGGCGGCCATGAATTGGCTCTAGTTGCAGATCTTATTGTTGCTTCTGAGGATGCCCGCTTTGGACAGCCCGAAATAAATCTTGGAATTTTACCAGGGGANGGAGCAACTCAACGTTTAACCAGAGTTGCCGGTAAGAGCTTGGCAATGCAGATGATGCTTACTGGCGACCCAATTTCGGCTGAGACAGCGTATGCGGCGGGATTGGTCAGCTGTTTAGTGCCGCCCGGTAAAGCATTAGAGGAAGCGCTGAAATTTGCAGTCAGCATAGCAAAAAAAAGTCCCATCGCGGCCCAATTAGTGAAAACTTCAATTAAGTCGGCTTATGAAACGAGCTTGTCGGCAGGATTAGAGATAGAACGTCAGGCCATACGCCAGGCGTTTGCTAAAGGGTCTCATGTGGAACCGATGAGAAAGTTTGTCGGAAGGAAAAACCTTACAAAAACTCGCGGCTAA
- the add gene encoding adenosine deaminase codes for MAIHQYDKSRMAQWIHNLPKAELHLHLEGAIPLGALWELIQKYGGDPSTPTKEALRGRLTYDTFPDFIETWIWKNGFLRTYDDFQFIAKAIAEDLLXQXILYAXXFFSPSRFSEHGLTTKGLAQAIRSGFDKVAGVELWLIADLVRDHGPIRAEQTLGEAADAREFGIVGIGMGGSEHLHPPKPFAKVYAEARRLGFKTSVHAGEAAGPQSVWGALQDLEVDRIGHATRAREDIALLEHLEKEATPLELCPLSNVATGVIPSYKDHPVHQYWQHGLXITINTDDPGMFHNHLXDEYMGLMDHFHFAPDDIRQLILNALECSWRPTNGPQSSLTKQFQSHPNWKLPQ; via the coding sequence ATGGCCATCCACCAATATGACAAGTCACGAATGGCCCAATGGATTCATAATTTGCCCAAGGCGGAATTGCACCTTCATCTCGAAGGGGCTATCCCGCTNGGCGCTCTTTGGGAGTTGATACAAAAATATGGCGGAGACCCTTCGACCCCCACCAAAGAGGCCCTGAGGGGCAGGCTCACCTACGACACATTCCCAGATTTTATTGAAACATGGATCTGGAAAAATGGATTTTTACGTACCTACGATGATTTTCAGTTTATCGCCAAAGCAATCGCAGAGGACCTTCTTNGACAAAANATCCTATATGCCGANATNTTTTTCTCCCCNTCCCGNTTCAGCGAACACGGTCTAACCACAAAGGGCTTAGCACAAGCAATCAGATCAGGATTTGACAAAGTTGCCGGAGTAGAACTTTGGTTAATCGCAGATTTAGTGCGCGACCATGGCCCGATTAGGGCCGAACAAACATTGGGAGAAGCAGCCGATGCCAGGGAGTTTGGAATTGTGGGAATCGGTATGGGAGGCTCCGAACACCTGCATCCTCCCAAGCCTTTTGCAAAAGTATATGCCGAAGCCCGGCGCTTAGGCTTTAAAACCAGCGTCCATGCAGGGGAAGCAGCTGGCCCTCAGAGTGTCTGGGGTGCTCTACAGGATTTAGAAGTTGACCGCATTGGACATGCCACCCGNGCACGAGAAGATATTGCACTTTTGGAACACCTTGAGAAGGAAGCTACGCCTTTGGAGTTATGCCCGCTGTCTAATGTGGCTACGGGAGTTATCCCCTCTTACAAGGACCATCCAGTNCATCAATATTGGCAACATGGTTTGAANATAACAATCAACACTGATGATCCCGGAATGTTTCACAACCACTTAANTGATGAATACATGGGGCTNATGGACCATTTCCATTTTGCACCAGATGACATACGCCAACTAATTCTAAATGCCTTGGAATGTTCCTGGAGACCGACCAATGGGCCTCAATCATCCCTCACCAAACAATTCCAAAGCCACCCAAATTGGAAGTTACCACAATAA